From Camelina sativa cultivar DH55 chromosome 7, Cs, whole genome shotgun sequence, one genomic window encodes:
- the LOC104752564 gene encoding protein PAF1 homolog: MASYRPPYPPPPQPPSQNPLPPPPPPPSLPPPVPPPPPSHHQPYSYPPPPPPPHVYYQQPSHYPQFNQVQAPPPPPPPPSAPPPLVPDPPRNQGANDRDKGASRRERAKPDPSKHHRPHLPHSKKIETEEERRLRKKRELEKQRQADKLRQQMKNSHKSHMPPKGHTEERKPTPLLTTDRVENRLKKPTTFICKLKFRNELPNPSAQLKLMTIKRDKDQFTKYTITSLEKLWKPKIFVEPDLGIPLDLLDLSVYNPPKVKAPLAPEDEELLRDDDAVTPIKKEGIRKKERPTDKGVSWLVKTQYISSINNESARQSLTQKQAKELREMKGGGIDILQNLNNRERQIKDIEASFEACKSRPVHATNKNLQPVEVLPLLPYFDRYDEQFVVGNFDSAPTADSEFFGKLDPSIRDEHESRAILKSYVVAGSDTANPEKFLAYMVPSLDELSKDMHDENEDISYTWVREYHWDVLGDDANDTYLVSFGDGTASYLPPPTKLSLRKKRAREGRSSDEIEHFPVPSRVTVRRRSTLSVIEHKDSGVYSSRVGPSSSKMRRLEDEEGLGRSWKHEQEQDVNQYRDIEDEYSE, from the exons ATGGCGTCGTACCGGCCACCGTATCCTCCTCCTCCCCAGCCGCCGTCTCAAAATCCTTTACCCCCTCCGCCACCTCCGCCGTCGTTACCCCCTCCTGTTCCTCCGCCACCACCGTCGCATCATCAACCGTACTCTTATCCTCCGCCGCCTCCCCCTCCGCATGTTTACTATCAGCAGCCTTCCCATTATCCTCAATTCAATCAGGTccaagctcctcctcctcctcctccacccccctcagctcctcctcctctcgtACCGGATCCTCCTCGAAACCAAGGAGCCAATGACCGCGACAAAGGGGCCTCCAGGCGGGAGCGTGCTAAACCGGATCCATCGAAGCACCATAGGCCTCATCTTCCCCATTCTAAGAAAATCGAGACCGAAGAAGAGAGGAGGCTTAGGAAGAAGAGGGAGTTAGAGAAACAAAGGCAAGCAGATAAACTTAGACAGCAGATGAAAAATTCTCACAAGTCTCATATGCCCCCCAAGGGACACACCGAGGAGAGGAAGCCTACGCCTCTACTCACCACCGACAGGGTCGAGAATAGGTTAAAGAAACCAACCACCTTCATCTGCAAGCTCAA GTTCCGGAATGAGCTCCCTAATCCTAGTGCACAGCTTAAGCTCATGACCATTAAACGGGATAAAGATCA ATTTACCAAGTATACCATCACATCGTTGGAGAAATTATGGAAACCAAAGATCTTTGTCGAGCCTGATCTTGGAATACCCTTGGATCTCCTTGACCTAAGTGTATACAA CCCTCCCAAAGTCAAGGCACCTCTTGCCCCTGAAGATGAAGAACTGTTGCGTGATGACGATGCTGTTACACCTATTAAGAAAGAAGGAATCCggaaaaaagaaagaccaaCTGATAAAGGTGTTTCCTGGCTCGtgaaaacacaatacatttCTTCTATCAATAATGAATCGGCAAGACAG TCGCTAACTCAGAAGCAAGCAAAGGAATTGCGAGAGATGAAAGGAGGAGGCATCGACATCTTGCAAAATCTTAACAATAg AGAGAGACAAATCAAGGATATTGAAGCATCCTTTGAGGCATGCAAGTCTCGACCAGTTCATGCCACCAATAAAAACTTGCAGCCGGTTGAAGTGTTACCACTGTTGCCATATTTTGATAG GTACGATGAGCAGTTTGTGGTAGGGAATTTTGATAGTGCTCCTACAGCTGATTCTGAATTCTTTGGCAAGTTAGACCCTTCAATTCGTGATGAACATGAGTCACGG GCCATTTTGAAAAGCTATGTGGTGGCTGGATCAGACACTGCCAATCCAGAAAAATTTCTGGCGTACATGGTTCCTTCCTTGGATGAG TTATCTAAGGATATGCATGATGAAAACGAAGATATCTCTTACACTTGGGTTCGCGAATACCACTGGGAT GTACTTGGCGACGATGCAAATGACACATACCTGGTATCATTTGGCGATGGGACCGCTAGCTATCTG CCCCCACCTACAAAGCTGAGCTTGAGGAAGAAAAGGGCCAGGGAAGGAAGATCTTCTGATGAGATTGAACACTTTCCAGTACCTTCAAGGGTGACTGTAAGGCGACGATCAACTCTATCAGTGATAGAGCATAAAGATTCAGGG GTTTACTCTTCTAGGGTTGGTCCTTCGAGCTCCAAGATGAGAAGGTTAGAGGACGAAGAAGGCCTTGGTAGATCTTGGAAACACGAGCAGGAACAAGATGTCAATCAATATCGTGATATTGAGGATGAGTATTCTGAATGA